Genomic segment of Rhinoderma darwinii isolate aRhiDar2 chromosome 12, aRhiDar2.hap1, whole genome shotgun sequence:
tgactttaatgggttttgtcaggtttccgtcatggtgtccataATTCTACTGGAAACAATTCAGCAGGATCTGTGACAGAGGCCACTAATGGAGcctctaatgcagatgtgaacatgccctaattatCATACATAGTAGGGAAGGATCAGACCCCAAAAAAACATGTTGCCCTTACCACACTTGGGCTACATGCAGCTTTAGGCGGCATTTACACAGCAGCTTatatggtggcacacagagtccctaaGTTTCTATACTACAAAGCTGTAGGTACTCCATGGGCTGCTGTATGGTGCTTGTGTACGGCACCGTACCCTTGAAATGAATTGCTTCTAAACCATCTGGAAAATGGACCTGTCAAAGAAAACACTGATGACTGCCAGGACTCCAGTTTTTGCATTGTACCTATAGACCAGTATCagtcaaaataggacatgcattaTGTGAAGCTAGGAGCAAATACAACAAAAATCTGAGAACCCCCTAACAGCCAATTATTCAGGAAGCTCAGAATCCATTTACAAACCATTCATGTGTACACTATCCCACATCTTCCATGCTTATCAGTATTGTTAGCCACTAATATAGGTAGTGCAGTATACTAGGGAAATGCCATGCCGGAAAGTTTAGGTGAAAGCTACATACACTTTAATAAATAAtgccttaggccgaattcagacgaccgtagtatacgtccgtgtgacggccgttaaaacaacggctgtcacatagACGCATGTATTTGAATGGggtcgttcacacggccgttgtttcaacggagcgtgtgaaggggccggagaaaaataggacatgaaaaactgcagtttttcacgcccTGAATTTGCACTcgtttgtgtgaatctggccttatgtgATAATTTCGGCATTTCACTCCTACGTGAATTTCTGAAATACACGGCAATGGGTATATTTTATGTGTGACATTATTTGGCAAGCTTTAGGAGTCTCTGGATATCAGGTTCTATGTTGATAGTTAGGAAGCTTTTACTATAGCGTTTGAAAGGTTCGCCTTCTGGGCCAATGAGAAACTTTTCAAAGTTCCAGGACAGGTCAGATCGATGTACAGGACTCCATACTATATATCGGGGGTCAGTGATCAGGCCAGCTGGTTCATCATCTGGAGAACGGAGTTTGTCCTTCAAGTAAGCAAAGACCGGATGAATGCCTTTTCCATTGACCTCACATTTTTGGAACAAGGTGAAACCAGGTTCAAAGCCATTACCAGGTCTAACATATTTCAGGGAATTAAGAATCTCTTCATTTTTACAGTtttcctaaaaaataaataaaaaataaaaatagataaaacataaataatataTGGTACACGTGATAGGCTCtggtcacatctgcgtcagggctccgttccgtctgagctttccgtcggaacggagccctgactggcaCAAACTAAAACCAaagttttccgtttccatcaccattgatttagatggtgacggatccggtgccaatcacttcagtttgtctctgttgtgcaagggttccgtcgttttgtctGGGATGAATACAGTAGTGGACTACGCTATTAatcccgtcaaaacaatggaacccttgcacaacggagacaaactaaaaccattggcaccggatccgtcaccattgaaatcaatggtaatggaaacggaaacctttgttttcagtttgtgtcagtcagggctccgttccaacggaagggaaccctgacgcagatgtgaacagagccatatcAGTATTTTGAGGATTCGTCATTTATAAATGACAAATGTTTCCCGCAGATAACATCTCTACAGAATGTAACAATGGACATATAGCACTTCATTATAGAACTAGGGATATCATGTGATTTTTTTGTTACTATAGAAGGTACTATAATGTTTAATGGTACTCAGAGATAAAGCTAGAAAACGTGCGGCAAAAGGACACATAGGTGTCTGACAATGGTTAATAGCTATCTTATCCTCTGTTCATAATAGATGTGTAGTATATGTCTGGCATACGTCAGACCCATTATAGGTTATGGACGTGTTTCGTCCATACGGCAAACATACAACACAAACatggtgtgaatgtagcctagagggggttttacactgggcgattatcgggcacacaagtgttcatagaatgctcatagctgataattgccctgtgtaaacagggcagcggagcaaacgctcgttcatctcctgatcgtatcgttttaaaaaagtaaaatattatcgttttcggcagcacgtctccctgtgtaaacagggagacgcactgtcgatatgatgataatgtatggggacgagcgatcgtagtaatgactgctcgtccccatccataactccgtgtgacaggagcaaacgagcgcagatcaacgatgtctcgttgatcgtcgctcgctTCATTGGCCAAAATCGGCCAATGTAATAGGGCTTTAGACTAGTAATAGCTGGAAAATatacctaagggcttatttacagaaacatatgTTTAGTCCTTGTTCACTCATTGTAAAAGTAGATGACTTATTTCCTATTTCTAAGGTAGGTAGAAGGGGAAAACCATAGAAATTATATTTCCATGGTTATATTATATAAAATAGCATTTGATTGAAGCAGTAGTATTATATGTCACTGTGCTTGGCATGCCTCCAGTCTCTGATGTGCTATACTATCTTTATTTGCTTAgcttgatgtgaacagggcctaactttaGTATATCTATAAGATGCCTtgtaaggacggaacgtattttggccgcaagtcccggactgaacacactgcagggagccgggctcctagcatcatagttatgtacgacgctaggagtccctgcctcgctgcaggacaactgtcccgtactgtaatcatgttttcagtacaggacagtagttccatgtagaggcagggactcctagcatcgtacataactatgatgctaggagcccggctctctgcagtgtgttcggtccgggacttgcggccgaaatacgttccgtccttacaaggcatctatctatctatctatctatctatctatctaatctgtctatctgtctgtctgtctgtctgtctgtctgtctataagAATTAGGGCCCTTTTATACGTGCAGATTCTCTGCCCAGTAAACGAGTGCTGATCGACAATACATAATGTGGATCGGCGCTCGTCTGCTCTATTTAAACGGAGCAatacgatcattcgtccccatacatttgcatctcaACAAAAGCAcattccctgtttacatagggagatgtgtgGCCGACAAATGAGAATTTTTTTGGGCCACATAAAAGATCTGATCAGTCAGGGAAACTAAAgtatgtcagctgtttgtcatctgtttacacagggcaacaaTCGTgttcgcccgatcattggcccgtgtaaaacggCCTAAGGTCTGTACTGCTCtcacattcactgacagccaACAAACTTGTTTCTGGTTATTTTTCATTACCTACATGACACTACAAATTCAAAACCTCTCAACGCCCCCCTGCTCATATCTCACTAACGCTGTTTTTAGGGATCCTGTGCATTCATCTTGTGTCATTGACTTAGCCAATAATAAGCTATCGGTAATATTAACGGCACTTCCTGTACGCTTATACGGCATCGCCGATCTGAAATAACCCTTACAAAAATGTATCATTCATTAGGTCATAAATAATTGCATTTCTCTAAAGCGATTCTTGTTAGGCAGCCATTATTCAAAATACTCATTGTCAGGTCCTACGCAGGTTTCCATGACTGCAAGTGGGAACGTTCTGCGTAATAAGGCTCCGGTATCTGTATGCACAATGCCTGGTGAATAAAGTAACAGCATGAAACACATTTATGGAGTCACTTACTTGGTAGCCAAACTGATTACAAGGAAATCCCAGCACCACAAGCCGACGCGGATACTTGCACTGCAGCTCATTTAGCTGGGTGTAATCCCTGATGGTGGTATCTCAAAGGGAAGCAACATTTTCTATTAAAACCACCCTTCCCCTAAAAACATTGAAGTCTACCTTCTCCCCATCAAGGTTTGTAGCATGCAAGTCGTAGAAGGATTT
This window contains:
- the GPX2 gene encoding glutathione peroxidase 2; its protein translation is MAYIAKSFYDLHATNLDGEKVDFNVFRGRVVLIENVASLUDTTIRDYTQLNELQCKYPRRLVVLGFPCNQFGYQENCKNEEILNSLKYVRPGNGFEPGFTLFQKCEVNGKGIHPVFAYLKDKLRSPDDEPAGLITDPRYIVWSPVHRSDLSWNFEKFLIGPEGEPFKRYSKSFLTINIEPDIQRLLKLAK